In Chrysoperla carnea chromosome 2, inChrCarn1.1, whole genome shotgun sequence, the following proteins share a genomic window:
- the LOC123293015 gene encoding F-box only protein 44-like — MDKEDTFNGLIFLNKYCIPPEILSLILSYVDVKTLYKHCTLVCKLWNEFIKDFVWKLKCEQEILNKQQLQLLRQKQCPYNVYQMICVFKKSFYTNFIQNPCGVNAFNNWIIDRNGGDHFVIEDCTLLDKDFCEVQDEMVSNDVTKCFTTSYGACSKLQVIDLYKHCGGSGVTQQFIDEYQPPIYVSEWYGSRRDCGCTYQLRVILFDSNYQPIRRCNCNYLYQYRVEQWQGGFFEKVEYVFKNYGPNVRYVLFYHFGKDTQFWAGHYGSKFTNANVQLFYPNDTSKDHVIGLHSQESLHEDCKQINNCQSPIYQFDRFFHSAVKKYKTKYLV, encoded by the exons atggataaaGAAGATACATTCaacggtttaatatttttaaataaatattgtataccaccagaaatattatcattaatattaagttATGTTGATGTGAAGACATTGTACAAACATTGTACGTTGGTGTGTAAACTAtggaatgaatttattaaagattttgtatggaaattaaaatgtgaacaagaaatattaaacaaacaacaatTACAATTGTTACGCCAAAAACAATGTCCATACAACGTATATCAAATgatttgtgtatttaaaaaatcattttacacaaattttattcagaATCCATGTGGAGTGAATGCTTTTAACAATTGGATAATTGATAGAAACGGCGGTGATCATTTTGTAATTGAAGATTGTACATTACTTGATAAAGATTTTTGTGAAGTACAAGACGAAATGGTATCAAATGATGTAACCAAATGTTTTACCACATCGTATGGTGCATGCAGTAAACTGCAAGTGATTGATTTGTACAAACATTGTGGTGGGAGTGGTGTAACACAACAATTTATTGATGAATATCAACCACCAATCTACGTGAGTGAATGGTATGGAAGTCGACGTGATTGTGGATGCACTTATCAATTACGTGtcattttatttgattcaaacTATCAACCAATTCGCCGatgtaattgtaattatttataccaGTATAGAGTTGAACAATGGCAAGGTGGTTTCTTTGAAAAA gttgaatatgtatttaaaaattatggacCCAACGTAAGATATgtattgttttatcattttggAAAAGATACACAATTTTGGGCTGGACATTATGGTAGTAAATTTACAAATGCTAATGTTCAACTATTTTATCCAAATGATACATCTAAAGATCATGTGATTGGTTTACATTCACAAGAATCATTACACGAAGATTGTAAACAGATAAATAATTGTCAATCACCAATCTACcaatttgatcgtttttttcATTCagctgtaaaaaaatataaaactaaatatttggTTTGA
- the LOC123293016 gene encoding zinc finger protein 501-like, whose product MSSLFYCRLCGLELPLPCIKTLEQIKDENLDTVIYQCLHINLNLNDVFPKTTCYNCCNAVLEYHNFLNKVQNVQLKLREIFIENALNIKTETNVDDLPIFSNVDNKVSKKIENNALSSKSSFQYNEVKSEINDLFKNESSIASSNEIETSRPTELKEETSIKKEESRNEFTKQCTQCDVYCESITDLEEHIESFHDDSMFSESETLPESESKKSNSSKKGLSKTKKVKRALVKYDCDKCGKSFKKRSHLDRHHFTHIEDKPIKCDQCGKGFKHAEALKSHARKHLPSQVKNRYKCDICNKMLISSTGLIYHKKIHEGTYEYVCEVCGAKCRTQRNLVVHRLMHQTETPFHCEICTKAFKTDYGLKKHQLVHSEVKPHVCDVCGQKFKEKRRLVRHQNSHSTELPFECSYCKKCFREKRFLQVHLRQHTGERPYSCKECNHHFTNSSNYIKHMRGRHGNYKPIKNGIIMRNNAVVST is encoded by the exons ATgtcaagtttattttattgtcgACTATGTGGATTAGAATTGCCACTGCcttgtataaaaactttggaacaaataaaagatgaaaatttagACACAGTTATCTACCAAtgtttacatattaatttgaatttaaatgatGTTTTCCCAAAAACTACTTGTTATAACTGTTGCAATGCTGTTCTAGAATATCATAACTTTCTAAACAAAGTTCAAAATGTTCAACTTAAATTacgtgaaatatttattgaaaatgcaCTAAACATTAAAACAGAAACAAATGTTGACGATTTACCGATATTTTCAAATGTAGATAATAAGGTATcgaagaaaatagaaaataatgctCTGTCTAGTAAAAGTTCTTTTCAATATAATGAAGTGAAATCAGAAatcaatgatttatttaaaaatgaaagttcGATAGCTTCATCTAATGAAATTGAAACAAGTAGACCCACAGAACTCAAAG AAGAAACATCGATAAAAAAGGAAGAAAGTAGAAATGAATTCACCAAGCAATGTACACAATGTGATGTTTATTGTGAATCAATAACAGATTTAGAGGAACATATAGAATCATTCCATGATGATTCTATGTTTTCTGAATCAGAAACATTACCTGAATCAGAAAGTAAAAAATCCAATTCAA GTAAAAAAGGCcttagtaaaacaaaaaaagtaaagagAGCTTTAGTGAAATACGATTGTGATAAATGTGGAAAATCTTTTAAGAAACGATCACATTTAGATAGACATCATTTCACCCATATTGAAGATAAGCCAATCAAATGCGATCAATGCGGAAAAgg aTTTAAACATGCCGAAGCATTAAAATCACATGCAAGAAAACATTTGCCTTCACAagtaaaaaatcgatacaaatgtgatatttgtaataaaatgttaatttcatcAACCGGTTTAATATATCACAAAAAGATTCATGAAG GAACTTATGAGTATGTTTGCGAAGTATGTGGTGCTAAATGTCGAACACAACGAAATTTAGTTGTTCATCGTCTCATGCATCAAACAGAAACTCCATTCCATtgtgaaatatgtacaaaagc TTTTAAGACTGATTATGGACTCAAGAAACATCAATTGGTTCATAGTGAAGTAAAACCTCATGTTTGTGATGTTTGTGGGCAAAAATTTAAAGAGAAACGACGTTTAGTCCGACATCAAAATTCACATTCCACGGAGCTACCATTTGAATGTAGCtactgtaaaaaatgttttcgagAAAAACGTTTTCTTcag gttCATCTTAGACAACACACAGGTGAACGTCCGTACTCGTGTAAAGAATGTAACCATCATTTTACAAATTCctcaaattacataaaacacATGCGAGGTCGACACGGAAATTACAAACCTATTAAAAATGGGATAATAATGAGAAATAATGCAGTTGTTTCtacttaa
- the LOC123291999 gene encoding uncharacterized protein LOC123291999: MNRHKIKQVLAALIICNICDLLPRRLQRVRRLEKQAEEDIIKARKNAKIEQYLKIVDARGQVNKRKMIERWLQHVEAERKASPMQINDTKTSLTKVMKQQPVRRSARLKSKKQSNETERSA, translated from the exons ATGAATcgtcataaaataaaacaagttctTGCGgcattaattatttgtaatatttgtgaTTTATTACCACGAAG ACTACAAAGAGTAAGAAGGCTGGAGAAACAAGCTGAAGAGGATATTATCAAAGCCCGCAAAAATGCTAAAATTGAGCAATATTTGAAAATCGTTGATGCTAGAGGGCaagtaaacaaaagaaaaatgattgAACGATGGTTACAACATGTTGAAGCTGAAAGGAAAGCATCGCCTATGCAAATCAACGATACAAAAACCAgtttaacaaaagtt atgaAGCAGCAACCAGTTAGGCGTAGTGCtcgtttaaaatctaaaaaacagtCAAATGAAACAGAAAGAAGTGCATAA
- the LOC123293014 gene encoding uncharacterized protein LOC123293014: MYGQTWLREVPYTSVSKIRVCLCFLQIHFHKTNGQYYNDDYRVTDDVEEDDSGKYSDDEPQQKDYTKYYANDKSLPFGTVNNDGETAAQTDGQGFVTPLDFSGLFTDSHFGLGIGASNVKNVFAAQPLFGLDTSASTNNHTGFVSPQEFKSIFDVASSASESGFRAKDFLAPNSNQDSLSSFFASPFDSEKTLAPSQSKSSNLHNINPGPHYPGLTALPPTEQYKKSSSNYKKSKLKPQNYDPESEDYSSDYVSPTISTDYNAPYSSSTFSSDYNDPTELIRTTVEPHYGKSSYPTPASLETLGAKNPYYPTKPNKYISNTPYQKYSFQPSNKFDVLSGTALPSNLPYTKFPAPTLSANREDTEIVTRKKCRKIEKPLPTKEYGGQSSRFRRQAMTCFVCKDAKSGETYEQCSYTSEPNQKEYFVGQKYSNHDASPSQATSFRYKRYAKKSKYVKKQYDAEGEAEDDPYGLKDLKYYGYKSQPSEFTSATYKAPSFKEYDHTHEDDKTYDDPNYYSFDPIIESYAAQQSEQVKQDGGDCEKVEKDSMTCLVCKNPKTGGNFEQCSYASKPHENKYAYTKEKKYDSNDDDNAEDSEETAQKPVVKPKRTQNSRRGNRRKSNEVCEDVKKDSLTCKVCKNLKTGTKSEKCSYRSEPDPKKYTYKNERRYGGKKPKQDQKEQEGDASEHKLVGASSNNHEHIKNIPNDYEIPAHFERSINEQKKLKENGFQSRSFDVSDSEHDKTGDSSNDKEYYEPKSSKKDKDEHYDYFEDQSKDKEDDKKESSTDDKEYHAEAPSNYEDYFAKIFPEYAAIKQAEREEEEDGAASELKDKTEEFKYPDEYFADSSRKNVEEVLAEFAKKDRSNCKKVTKDKLTCYMCVDEHGIKNEECMYVTESQPVQKHMAYHREKNFRSVPENLPESSSNIDSSASQIISSNIPTNITTTLKPTTTILPSTTSKRKNKFKKVGRTSETVTEIQDNYSLNDFKPTKRPKLIKRSITEVESRTLNRKKPFRKAEESRKKEKKQKITESDKDPEPPTPVEFQVEGSDGAFASELQPVYSKKLGITLPAFMLTRSEHEASFDEAVASG, from the exons GTATGTTTATGCTTTCTCCAAATACATTTCCACAAAACAAATGGACAATATTACAACGATGATTATCGTGTAACAGATGATGTCGAAGAAGATGATTCGGGAAAATATTCAGACGATGAACCACAACAAAAAgattacacaaaatattatgcaAATGATAAATCATTACCGTTTGGCACTGTAAACAATGATGGAGAAACTGCAGCTCAAACAGATGGTCAAGGATTCGTAACACCGCTAGATTTTAGTGGATTATTTACTGATTCACATTTTG GATTGGGAATTGGTGCAAGTAATGTCAAAAATGTATTTGCTGCCCAACCTTTATTTGGACTGGACACAAGTGCATCCACAAATAATCATACAGGATTTGTTTCCCCTCAggaatttaaatcaatatttgatgTTGCCTCGTCAGCGTCTGAATCAGGTTTCCGAGCAAAAGATTTCCTCGCTCCAAATTCCAACCAGGATAGTTTATCAAGTTTTTTTGCATCACCCTTTGATAGTGAAAAAACTTTAGCACCATCACAATCCAAAAGTTCAAATTTACATAACATTAATCCAGGTCCACATTATCCAGGTCTTACTGCCCTTCCTCCCActgaacaatataaaaaatcatcatcaaattacaaaaaatcgaaattgaaGCCACAAAACTATGACCCAGAAAGCGAAGATTATTCAAGTGACTATGTTTCTCCAacaatatctactgattataaTGCTCCATATTCATCGAGTACATTTTCATCGGACTATAATGATCCAACAGAATTGATTCGAACTACGGTAGAACCTCATTACGGTAAATCAAGTTACCCAACACCAGCTTCATTAGAGACATTGGGAGCTAAAAATCCATATTACCCAACTAAacctaataaatatatttcaaatactcCCTACCAAAAATATAGTTTCCAACCAAGcaataaatttgatgttttatcTGGCACAGCCTTACCATCAAACTTACCCTACACTAAATTTCCGGCACCAACGCTAAGTGCAAATCGTGAAGACACCGAAATAGTGACGAGGAAAAAATGccgtaaaattgaaaaaccttTACCTACCAAAGAATATGGTGGCCAATCATCACGTTTTCGTCGTCAAGCAATGACATGTTTTGTATGCAAGGATGCAAAATCTGGTGAAACTTACGAACAATGTTCGTACACATCCGAACCGAATCAAAAAGAATATTTCGTTGGCCAAAAATATAGTAATCATGATGCCAGTCCTTCACAAGCGACAAGTTTTCGATATAAACGGtatgcaaaaaaatcgaaatatgtCAAGAAACAATACGATGCTGAAGGTGAAGCCGAAGATGATCCATATggtttaaaagatttaaaatattacgGTTATAAATCGCAACCATCTGAATTTACTTCAGCCACATATAAAGCACCAAGTTTTAAAGAATACGACCATACCCATGAAGACGACAAAACTTATGATGAtccaaattattattcatttgatCCAATTATTGAAAGTTATGCAGCACAACAATCCGAACAAGTGAAACAAGATGGTGGCGATTGTGAAAAAGTTGAAAAGGATTCAATGACATGTTTAGTTTGTAAGAACCCTAAAACTGGGGGTAATTTTGAACAGTGTTCATATGCCTCAAAACCgcatgaaaataaatatgcttataccaaagagaaaaaatatgatAGTAATGATGACGATAATGCGGAAGATTCAGAAGAAACCGCACAAAAACCAGTTGTAAAACCAAAACGAACACAGAACTCGCGAAGAGGTAATAGAAGGAAGTCAAATGAAGTTTGTGAAGATGTTAAAAAAGATTCGTTAACATGCAAAgtatgcaaaaatttaaaaaccggaacaaaatcagaaaaatgtTCATATAGATCGGAACCAgatccaaaaaaatatacatataaaaatgaaagacGGTATGGCGGTAAAAAACCAAAGCAAGATCAAAAAGAACAAGAAGGAGACGCATCAGAGCATAAATTAGTAGGTGCATCATCCAATAATCACGAACACATCAAAAATATTCCCAACGACTATGAAATTCCCGCTCATTTTGAGCGATCAATTaacgaacaaaaaaaacttaaggAAAATGGATTTCAATCCAGGAGTTTTGATGTAAGTGACAGTGAACATGATAAAACTGGAGATAGTTCAAATGATAAAGAATATTATGAaccaaaatcatcaaaaaaggATAAGGATGAACATTACGATTACTTCGAAGATCAATCTAAGGACAAAGAAGATGATAAAAAAGAATCGAGTACAGATGATAAAGAATATCATGCAGAAGCCCCATCAAATTATGAagattattttgcaaaaattttcccaGAATATGCAGCAATCAAACAAGCGGAACGTGAAGAAGAAGAGGATGGTGCGGCATCTGAATTAAAAGATAAAACGGAAGAATTTAAATATCCAGATGAATATTTTGCAGATAGTTCAAGAAAAAATGTCGAAGAGGTTTTAGCggaatttgcaaaaaaagatCGATCTAATtgtaaaaaagtaacaaaagatAAATTAACATGTTACATGTGTGTGGATGAACACGGAATTAAAAACGaagaatgtatgtatgtgacgGAATCACAACCAGTACAAAAACACATGGCGTACCatcgtgaaaaaaattttaggtcaGTACCAGAAAATCTTCCTGAATCATCCTCTAACATAGATAGTTCTGCATCTCAAATTATTTCATCTAACATTCCAACTAACATAACGACCACACTAAAACCTACAACCACTATATTACCATCAACTACTtcgaaacgaaaaaataaatttaaaaaagttggcCGCACTAGTGAAACTGTTACTGAAATACAagataattattcattaaatgaCTTTAAACCGACAAAACgaccaaaattaataaaaagatcTATTACGGAAGTAGAAAGTAGAACACTTAACCGCAAAAAACCATTTCGTAAGGCTGAAGAATCGCGTAAGAaggagaaaaaacaaaaaattactgaaaGTGATAAGGATCCTGAACCACCCACACCTGTGGAATTTCAAGTAGAAGGGTCTGATGGTGCTTTTGCTTCAGAATTACAACCcgtatatagtaaaaaattggGTATAACATTACCAGCTTTTATGCTAACAAGATCTGAACATGAAGCTTCATTTGATGAAGCTGTTGCATCGGGataa